Proteins from a genomic interval of Sporolactobacillus sp. Y61:
- a CDS encoding GNAT family N-acetyltransferase, translating to MIRKAHINEIQAIMSIIRHVVRDMQSRRIDQWDNTYPDKEVIMNDQAAGTLYVYEDDSCLKGVIVLNEDQPEEYRVVDWTFRSGKQLVIHRLCVSPQYQGQGIATQLMGFAEEYGRRAGYDSIRLDTFTKNSFACHLYEKLGYKKTGRVQFRKGNFYCFEKGLTVKQPLRRAPRL from the coding sequence TTGATCAGAAAAGCACACATAAACGAAATACAGGCCATCATGAGCATCATTCGACATGTCGTTAGAGACATGCAATCCAGGAGAATCGATCAGTGGGACAATACCTATCCTGATAAAGAAGTAATTATGAACGATCAGGCGGCCGGCACTCTTTACGTTTATGAAGATGACAGTTGTCTCAAAGGAGTGATCGTTCTGAATGAGGATCAGCCTGAAGAATACAGAGTTGTGGACTGGACATTTCGTTCAGGAAAACAGTTGGTCATTCACCGATTATGCGTCAGCCCGCAGTACCAGGGTCAAGGCATAGCCACTCAGTTAATGGGGTTCGCCGAAGAATATGGCAGACGTGCAGGCTATGATTCCATCCGACTGGATACATTTACGAAAAACAGCTTTGCCTGCCATCTTTATGAAAAGTTAGGCTACAAAAAGACGGGCAGGGTCCAGTTCAGGAAGGGAAACTTTTATTGCTTCGAGAAGGGTTTAACAGTGAAACAGCCTTTACGACGTGCACCCAGACTTTAA
- a CDS encoding MurR/RpiR family transcriptional regulator, whose amino-acid sequence MDTSVILQIQERMNDLSRSEKKIGAYVLEHPADAVNHSTNELAQMIGVSPATIVRFCRSIGLSGFSQLKVRLYAESMGVMDQSLYTDIEPEEQTGEIAEKLAFRFQQSIAQTKELMDSPSMNSFSDLIDQKRVIYVYGLGASRVVAEDLAHKFSRIGKAVMSYSDHHLLASALINADPDCMLVAISNSGETDEVIKMVRIARQNGLYTVGISHNGTNQLSEQVDLSIRHGGGEPVLLRSAATTSLIAQLFTVDVLYYVYVCRHYESALKKIGASRIIIQKMFSGNGE is encoded by the coding sequence GTGGATACCAGTGTAATCCTGCAAATTCAGGAGAGAATGAATGATCTGTCCAGAAGCGAAAAAAAGATTGGAGCATATGTTCTTGAGCATCCGGCTGATGCAGTCAATCATAGTACAAATGAGTTAGCTCAGATGATTGGAGTAAGTCCGGCAACGATTGTCCGGTTCTGCCGGTCGATCGGCCTGTCCGGTTTCTCACAATTAAAAGTTAGGCTTTATGCTGAGTCGATGGGGGTGATGGATCAATCCCTCTACACGGACATCGAACCCGAAGAACAGACGGGTGAGATTGCAGAAAAACTGGCCTTTCGTTTTCAGCAGTCTATTGCTCAGACAAAAGAACTGATGGATAGCCCGTCCATGAACAGTTTCTCAGATTTAATCGATCAGAAACGGGTCATTTATGTTTATGGTCTGGGAGCATCAAGAGTCGTTGCTGAGGATTTAGCGCATAAGTTCTCCAGAATCGGGAAGGCCGTAATGAGTTATTCAGATCACCATTTACTGGCATCTGCATTAATCAATGCTGACCCGGATTGCATGTTGGTTGCTATTTCAAATTCAGGAGAAACTGATGAGGTGATCAAAATGGTCCGGATTGCCCGGCAAAACGGACTGTATACCGTTGGAATCTCACATAACGGAACAAACCAATTAAGTGAACAGGTTGATTTGTCCATCAGGCATGGAGGCGGAGAACCCGTATTGCTGAGAAGTGCGGCTACTACATCTTTGATTGCACAACTCTTTACTGTTGATGTCCTCTATTATGTGTATGTCTGCAGGCACTATGAATCTGCTTTGAAGAAAATAGGCGCATCACGCATTATCATCCAAAAAATGTTTTCCGGTAATGGTGAATAG